From Pan paniscus chromosome 6, NHGRI_mPanPan1-v2.0_pri, whole genome shotgun sequence, one genomic window encodes:
- the LOC100977815 gene encoding olfactory receptor 2A5 yields MTENQTWVTEFILLGFPLSLRIQMLLSRLFSLLYVFTLLGNGAILGLIWLDSRLHTPMYFFLSHLAIIDISYASNNVPKMLTNLGLNKRKTISFVPCTMQTFLYMAFAHTECLILVMMSYDRYMAICHPLQYSVIMRWGVCTVLAVTSWACGSLLALVHVVLILRLPFCGPHEINHFFCEILSVLKLACADTWLNQVVIFAASVFILVGPLCLVLVSYSRILAAILRIQSGEGRRKAFSTCSSHLCVVGLFFGSAIVMYMAPKSCHPEEQQKVLSLFYSLFNPMLNPLIYSLRNAEVKGALKRVLWKQRSK; encoded by the coding sequence ATGACAGAAAATCAGACATGGGTCACAGAATTCATTCTCCTGGGATTTCCGCTCAGCCTAAGGATTCAGATGCTCCTCTCCAGGCTTTTCTCCCTGTTATACGTCTTCACCCTGCTGGGAAATGGGGCCATCCTGGGGCTCATCTGGCTGGACTCCAGACTgcacacccccatgtacttctttCTCTCACACCTGGCCATCATTGATATTTCGTATGCTTCCAACAATGTCCCCAAGATGCTGACAAACCTTGGCttgaacaagagaaaaacaatctcCTTTGTCCCATGCACAATGCAGACCTTTTTATACATGGCTTTTGCTCACACTGAGTGTCTCATCTTGGTAATGATGTCCTATGACCGGTACATGGCTATCTGCCACCCTCTGCAATATTCTGTCATCATGAGATGGGGAGTGTGCACAGTCCTGGCTGTCACTTCTTGGGCATGTggttcccttctggccctggTCCATGTGGTTCTCATCCTGAGGCTGCCCTTCTGTGGGCCCCATGAAATCAACCACTTCTtctgtgaaatcctgtctgtccTCAAGTTGGCCTGTGCTGACACCTGGCTCAACCAGGTGGTCATCTTTGCTGCTTCAGTGTTCATCCTGGTGGGGCCGCTCTGCTTGGTGCTGGTCTCCTACTCGCGCATCCTGGCGGCCATCCTGAGGATCCAGTCTGGGGAGGGCCGCAGAAAGGCCTTCTCCACCTGCTCCTCCCACCTTTGCGTGGTGGGACTCTTCTTTGGCAGCGCCATTGTCATGTACATGGCCCCCAAGTCCTGCCACCCTGAGGAGCAGCAGAAGGTCCTTTCCCTGTTTTACAGCCTTTTCAACCCGATGCTGAACCCCTTGATCTACAGCCTGAGGAACGCAGAGGTCAAGGGTGCCCTGAAAAGAGTGTTGTGGAAACAGAGATCAAAGTGA